The DNA segment CGTATGTCGGCTCATATCAGACGCGAGCGCGAACACGCCTGTGACGATATAGCCATCAACCTTACGGGCGACAAGCTAAGTTACGTGCAGGCATTGGCTCATCCGTCAATAAGCGGACAAGCTGGCAACATCTCTATTTATTCACAGAAAAATCTCTCCATGGGCTTTGCCCACAAAAAAAGCAGTCTATTGGAAAGGGTTAAACGAATTCAAAAACAAAGAGCCATGAAAACAAATTTTTCCGAAGGTCTAATTGCGGCCTGCATCATCCTCAGCAGTATTTTTTTACTTTCCTTTTCATTAGGTAATCAATTTAACGAATCCAATCCCCCCTTAAGTCAATCCGTGCATACGGAAGAGCAAAGTCTATCGCCACAAACACGCATTGCCACATTACCAAAAGCGCAGGCCAAAGCAAAAAAAGACAGTTTGCTGCGGGCAGTCGAAAAGAATGTAACTATAGTAAGAAGCGATGAAAAACTTTCAAAAGAAATAATACAAGCCATAGAGATTGCACTAACAGAGAATGACGAATCGCTTTCTGCGGAAATAATGGAAGAGATAAATATGGCATTAAAGGAAATCAGCGAATCAGGCATTCAGGATGCCATGAAAGAAGCCCGGATAGAAATAAAAGCCGCCATGGCCGAAATAAATTCAGATTCTATACAGGAAGAGATACGGACAGAAATGAAAGAGGCCCGAGAAGAAATTAATAAGGCGATGAAAGAAAACCAACTTACCGCCCGTGAAAAGCAAGAAATAGAAGAAACCACTGAGCTATCACTTAAAGCGGCCGAAACCGGCTTAAAGATGGCCGCCGAAGTGCTGGAAAGTATCGATATCGAAAGTATTGTGGCAACATCATTAGAAGCTGCCAACACAGCCATTGAATTGGCCGGCAAACAAATTGAAGCGATGCATCTGGATTCCTTAATCGATGCCGAAATAAACACTATTGAGATAGAAATAGATAAAAACGATCTAAACCGCAGTCGGGAACAGCTTAAAAGGGATAAGGCGCAATTACAGAAAGATTTAAAAGAGCTTAAAAAAGATATGAAGAAATTGAAGAAAGAAATAAAAAAAGAGCTTAAAGAAGCTGAATAACAACAAAATAAGCAGCAATAGCTCAAATAAACCGCGATCTACCAAATAACCCCCTGGGGTATTCCACATCCACCAAATACAGGGCATGCGCTGGCGCTGAGGTACCAGCCTGCCCTCTGTCCTTAGCCTCAATGATTTGTACAAATTCCTGAATGGTAATTTTACCTCGTCCCACCATAAACAGCGTGCCTACAATAGCTCGCACCATATTACGCAAAAAACGGTCGGCTTTAATGGTAAAAATCCATTTACCGCCAACAAGCGTCCATTGGGCATGTGTCAGCTTGCAATTATTGGTTTTAACATCGGTGTGCAGCTTGCTAAAACTGGTGAAATCGGTATAATTAAGCAGCGTGGCGGCCGCTTTGTTCATGCTTTCAAAACAAAGTGGCACATGCGACAGGTAGGCAGACTCCTGCAAAAACGGATTTTTTCGGGTAACAACATGGTATTCGTAGGTGCGTCCCGTAGCCGAAAATCGACTATGCGTTTGGGCATCAACCTTTGTTAAAGAATAAACCGCAATGTCTTTGGGCAGTATTTTATTTATCTTGTTAATGAAATTCTTTTCTTCAATGGCAGCATCCGTATGCTCAAAGTGCGCCACAAAATACGTTGCATGCACTCCTGCATCTGTCCTGCCACACCCCACCACATTTATTTCCTGACGTAAAAGAGTGCTTATACATTTGTTTAGCACCTGCTGCACAGTAATTGCATTGGGCTGAATTTGCCAACCATGGTAGTTTGTGCCCTTATAAGCCAACTGGATAAAATAACGTGCCATGAAATTGAAAATAAAAATGGGGAGTTATGCGTATTGAATTATGAGATTTGAGTTACGAGGTGCGGGTCATGAGTTAGGAGTTTTGAGTTAGGAGGTACTGGTTGCGGGTTTGGGCATGGGGTATGGAACGCTGTTCAGTATTTACCCATTACCAAATACCGCTCACCGAATACCGTTAACCGTTAACCGCCTCCCCAAACAAGTCAAAAGCTTCGGCGCCGGTAATTTTGATAGTATGAAACTCACCTACTTTCAGGGCATTGCCCTCAACGGGTATCAACACCTCAGGATCTACTTCCGGAGAATCAAATTCGGTACGCCCCACATAATAATCCTTCTCTTTTCTATCAATAATTACCTTCAATTCTTTCCCTACTTTGGCTTGGTTTATCTCCAGGCTTATTTTCTCCTGCACTTCCATAATAGCATTGGCTCTTTCCTGCTTCACTTCTTCGGGTATCTCGTCCTTGTAGTTTCGATAGGCATGGGTATCTTCTTCGTGTGAATAAGGAAACACCCCCAAACGCTCAAAACGCATCTCCTTCACAAAATCCAGCATTTCTTTAAAATCCTGTTCTGTTTCGCCTGGATGACCGGTAATCATGGTGGTACGTAAGTGAATGCCGGGTACATCTTTGCGCATACGTTCAATCAGCTTATAGGTATCACTTTTGCTTACGTTTCTGCGCATTATTTTTAGCATCGGGTCGCTCACATGTTGCAGCGCAATATCCAAATAGTTACAAACATTGGGATGCCCGTTCATTACTTTCAGTAGGTTGTATGGGAACCCGGCCGGATAGGCATAATGCAAGCGCACCCACTCAACACCTCTTACATCGGCTATTTTTTGGGTTAATTCGGCCAGTCGCATCTGCTTGTATATATCCAAACCGTAAAACGAAAGATCCTGTGCTATCACCTGAAGTTCTTTAACACCTTTTGCCGCCAATCCTTCTGCCTCCTGAACCAATTGCTCTATGGGTTTACTTTGGTGTTTTCCTGTAATTAAAGGTATGGCACAGTAGGAGCAGGAGCGGTTGCATCCTTCAGATATTTTAAAATAAGCATAATGGCCCGGTGTAGTCAAACTGCGCTCGTTAATCAAATCGGCACGATAGGTCTGTCCTAAATCTTCCACTATCTTTTTCCAATCAAATTTACCATAAATAGCATCCACCTCTGGCAGTTCTTCTTTTAATTGCTTCTCGTATCTTTCGGAAAGACAGCCCATGACGAAGAGTTTTTTTACCTGCCCCCTCTTTTTGGCTTCAGCAAAACTCAATATGGTTTCGATGGATTCCTCTTTAGCATCGCCAATAAATCCACAGGTGTTAATGATGGCAATATCTCCCTGTGGCTTTTCTGCATCATGTGCCACCGTAAAACCTCCTGCTTTAAATTGGCCGATCAACCTTTCTGAATCTACCAGGTTTTTTGAACAGCCCAGGGTTACAACATCTATTTTTTTCATTTTATGCGCTTATACGTTAAGTAGGGAGGGGTTATTAAAAA comes from the Saccharicrinis carchari genome and includes:
- a CDS encoding M56 family metallopeptidase; its protein translation is MNLIHKLFSPAISEALGWTIVHALWQGIIVLIVLLILLATLKKHSAQIRYFISFTALVIMLGWSISTFVGGYTDARDKQILKNELLNQQDYLKNLSFSNPRPNELNVSASGLKFEKLKIRVWFQRNFPLLLSIWLVGIGIFTLRLLAGLAYTWRLRTNNLLPFEARWMHKLKELAAALKISRKISAYQSAHASTPLTLGFLKPIILFPVKMLSGLSDKKVEAIIAHELAHIVRNDYLFNIIQSIIEILFFYHPAIWRMSAHIRREREHACDDIAINLTGDKLSYVQALAHPSISGQAGNISIYSQKNLSMGFAHKKSSLLERVKRIQKQRAMKTNFSEGLIAACIILSSIFLLSFSLGNQFNESNPPLSQSVHTEEQSLSPQTRIATLPKAQAKAKKDSLLRAVEKNVTIVRSDEKLSKEIIQAIEIALTENDESLSAEIMEEINMALKEISESGIQDAMKEARIEIKAAMAEINSDSIQEEIRTEMKEAREEINKAMKENQLTAREKQEIEETTELSLKAAETGLKMAAEVLESIDIESIVATSLEAANTAIELAGKQIEAMHLDSLIDAEINTIEIEIDKNDLNRSREQLKRDKAQLQKDLKELKKDMKKLKKEIKKELKEAE
- the rimO gene encoding 30S ribosomal protein S12 methylthiotransferase RimO; translation: MKKIDVVTLGCSKNLVDSERLIGQFKAGGFTVAHDAEKPQGDIAIINTCGFIGDAKEESIETILSFAEAKKRGQVKKLFVMGCLSERYEKQLKEELPEVDAIYGKFDWKKIVEDLGQTYRADLINERSLTTPGHYAYFKISEGCNRSCSYCAIPLITGKHQSKPIEQLVQEAEGLAAKGVKELQVIAQDLSFYGLDIYKQMRLAELTQKIADVRGVEWVRLHYAYPAGFPYNLLKVMNGHPNVCNYLDIALQHVSDPMLKIMRRNVSKSDTYKLIERMRKDVPGIHLRTTMITGHPGETEQDFKEMLDFVKEMRFERLGVFPYSHEEDTHAYRNYKDEIPEEVKQERANAIMEVQEKISLEINQAKVGKELKVIIDRKEKDYYVGRTEFDSPEVDPEVLIPVEGNALKVGEFHTIKITGAEAFDLFGEAVNG
- the truA gene encoding tRNA pseudouridine(38-40) synthase TruA gives rise to the protein MARYFIQLAYKGTNYHGWQIQPNAITVQQVLNKCISTLLRQEINVVGCGRTDAGVHATYFVAHFEHTDAAIEEKNFINKINKILPKDIAVYSLTKVDAQTHSRFSATGRTYEYHVVTRKNPFLQESAYLSHVPLCFESMNKAAATLLNYTDFTSFSKLHTDVKTNNCKLTHAQWTLVGGKWIFTIKADRFLRNMVRAIVGTLFMVGRGKITIQEFVQIIEAKDRGQAGTSAPAHALYLVDVEYPRGLFGRSRFI